One stretch of Juglans microcarpa x Juglans regia isolate MS1-56 chromosome 3D, Jm3101_v1.0, whole genome shotgun sequence DNA includes these proteins:
- the LOC121256480 gene encoding uncharacterized protein LOC121256480 isoform X2 translates to MEDIWKRAKIFAEEAAKKSQTITNSVSISDLVSETAKKSKELAAEASKKADQIKTAALKQADQIQIKSLSLSLPDIIPTQLSSLSVASSSAPTAYTQSELQKFGVTDDLREFVKGLTAITFRNFPMQEEAEASDVATTASNVRKDLSEWQEKHATVVLTTVKEISRLRYELCPRVMRERRFWRIYFTLVSSHVAPYEKQYMEDLKLKAAEDVKDDKVKKTSEEYEKAEGIENSSKGKTSKSSSAEQDLDTFLLGDLEDSDGGPDEGEEGSFDDDFDKIGNSDVEDEKLVKK, encoded by the exons ATGGAAGACATATGGAAGAGAGCCAAGATCTTCGCAGAAGAAGCGGCGAAGAAATCCCAGACTATTACCAACTCCGTCTCCATCTCCGACCTGGTCTCCGAGACCGCCAAGAAATCCAAGGAGCTCGCTGCCGAGGCCTCCAAGAAGGCCGATCAGATCAAGACTGCCGCGCTCAAGCAGGCTGATCAGATCCAGATCAAATCCCTCTCACTCTCCCTACCGGACATCATCCCCACCCAGCTCTCCTCGCTCTCCGTCGCCAGTTCATCAGCCCCCACCGCGTACACCCAGTCGGAGCTCCAAAAGTTCGGGGTCACCGACGATCTGCGTGAGTTCGTTAAAGGACTCACCGCTATTACATTCCGGAATTTCCCAATGCAAG AAGAAGCAGAGGCGTCTGATGTGGCTACGACAGCTTCGAACGTGAGGAAAGATCTGTCGGAGTGGCAGGAGAAGCATGCCACTGTGGTTCTCACTACTGTCAAG gAAATTTCAAGATTAAGATATGAGTTATGCCCACGTGTTATGAGAGAAAGAAGATTCTGGAGAATATATTTCACACTTGTGAGCAGCCATGTGGCTCC GTATGAGAAGCAATACATGGAGGATTTGAAGCTCAAAGCAGCAGAGGATGTTAAAGATGATAAGGTAAAGAAAACTTCTGAAGAATATGAGAAAGCAGAAGGGATTGAGAACTCCTCTAAGGGTAAAACTTCCAAGTCATCATCAGCTGAGCAGGACTTGGACACGTTTCTTCTGGGAGATCTTGAAGACAGTGATGGGGGTCCAG ATGAGGGTGAGGAAGGGAGCTTTGACGATGATTTTGACAAAATTGGAAATTCG GACGTTGAAGATGAGAAGCTTGTGAAGAAATAG
- the LOC121256480 gene encoding uncharacterized protein LOC121256480 isoform X1 gives MEDIWKRAKIFAEEAAKKSQTITNSVSISDLVSETAKKSKELAAEASKKADQIKTAALKQADQIQIKSLSLSLPDIIPTQLSSLSVASSSAPTAYTQSELQKFGVTDDLREFVKGLTAITFRNFPMQDAEEAEASDVATTASNVRKDLSEWQEKHATVVLTTVKEISRLRYELCPRVMRERRFWRIYFTLVSSHVAPYEKQYMEDLKLKAAEDVKDDKVKKTSEEYEKAEGIENSSKGKTSKSSSAEQDLDTFLLGDLEDSDGGPDEGEEGSFDDDFDKIGNSDVEDEKLVKK, from the exons ATGGAAGACATATGGAAGAGAGCCAAGATCTTCGCAGAAGAAGCGGCGAAGAAATCCCAGACTATTACCAACTCCGTCTCCATCTCCGACCTGGTCTCCGAGACCGCCAAGAAATCCAAGGAGCTCGCTGCCGAGGCCTCCAAGAAGGCCGATCAGATCAAGACTGCCGCGCTCAAGCAGGCTGATCAGATCCAGATCAAATCCCTCTCACTCTCCCTACCGGACATCATCCCCACCCAGCTCTCCTCGCTCTCCGTCGCCAGTTCATCAGCCCCCACCGCGTACACCCAGTCGGAGCTCCAAAAGTTCGGGGTCACCGACGATCTGCGTGAGTTCGTTAAAGGACTCACCGCTATTACATTCCGGAATTTCCCAATGCAAG ATGCAGAAGAAGCAGAGGCGTCTGATGTGGCTACGACAGCTTCGAACGTGAGGAAAGATCTGTCGGAGTGGCAGGAGAAGCATGCCACTGTGGTTCTCACTACTGTCAAG gAAATTTCAAGATTAAGATATGAGTTATGCCCACGTGTTATGAGAGAAAGAAGATTCTGGAGAATATATTTCACACTTGTGAGCAGCCATGTGGCTCC GTATGAGAAGCAATACATGGAGGATTTGAAGCTCAAAGCAGCAGAGGATGTTAAAGATGATAAGGTAAAGAAAACTTCTGAAGAATATGAGAAAGCAGAAGGGATTGAGAACTCCTCTAAGGGTAAAACTTCCAAGTCATCATCAGCTGAGCAGGACTTGGACACGTTTCTTCTGGGAGATCTTGAAGACAGTGATGGGGGTCCAG ATGAGGGTGAGGAAGGGAGCTTTGACGATGATTTTGACAAAATTGGAAATTCG GACGTTGAAGATGAGAAGCTTGTGAAGAAATAG